One part of the Macrobrachium nipponense isolate FS-2020 chromosome 38, ASM1510439v2, whole genome shotgun sequence genome encodes these proteins:
- the LOC135209828 gene encoding uncharacterized protein LOC135209828 produces the protein MPHFGIKKDSRMSPLRIVFNASSKAKNNKSLNECLLPGPNLVELAYNLLLKFRMNKYAMLADISKAFHRVLLDPRDAKYTRFLWREVAGRALTFAFRVVVFGITASPFLLQQVLSHYFSLEGRPELSKSFYIDNYVSTFETLDEMKKEQESVHAILDKGQNAIRRVGNEQYSLR, from the coding sequence ATGCCGCATTTCGGCATTAAAAAAGATAGCCGCATGAGCCCCCTTAGAATCGTATTCAATGCCTCATCcaaagctaagaataataaatccttaaatgaatgcctgttacctgggcctaatttagtagagttggcctataatttgcttctaaagtttcgaatgaataaatacgccatgcttgcagacataagcaaagcatttcatagagtactaTTAGATCCCCGTGATGCCAAATATACAAGATTCCTGTGGCGAGAGGTAGCAGGTCGAGCGCTGACCTTCGCTTTCAGAGTCGTGGTGTTCGGCATCACGGCTAGTCCCTTTTTGTTACAACAAGTATTGAGTCATTATTTTAGTTTAGAAGGAAGACCTGAATTAAGCAAGTCATTTTACATTGATAACTATGTTAGTACCTTTGAAACTCTGGATGAgatgaaaaaagaacaagaatctGTCCATGCAATTTTGGATAAGGGCCAGAATGCCATTAGAAGGGTGGGCAACGAACAGTATAGCCTTCGATag